The genomic segment gcgggtCCCGGTTTTCTGGACGGGAGGGACTTCCCTCTGGGAGTTTgctttggccttccctttctcTTAGGCCGAGTTAACCGGGCCCTGTCCGGGAGCTTTTCCTGGGGTAGGAATCGACCTTGCGTTTTCGGGCGTGCCATTCCTAGCCTGCGGAGCGGGCGGTTATGTTCCTGGAGGCGGAACAACTGGAGGACTAGCCGCCAAACCTTGGGCGGCTATGAAAGCTTGCAGGGcatggagggactcttgcatccgtcgagtGGCTTCCTTTTGTTTGGCAATCCTGGCCTCTTGTTCCAGAACTTGTTGTCTTAGTTTGGTCACCTCCAGGTCCTCCTAGTTGGGGTCTACTTCTTTTGGGATCGCGGGATCCTCAGCTTTGAgatcgtggtattccccctcatttccctCCTCTTCCTCATAGTAATCTTCCTCATATTCTGCTCCACCTTCATAGTTCTGCGACTCGTCAGGCTGGGACATCTGATGAGGTGTGTCCTCAGGTTGGCTCCGAGGAAGAGGTTGGCTAGgaagtggctctccattgccttgttcttggttagtagggttgaaagtggtgtgtcttgtgttcaccattgcTGCAGACGTTCAAGATCAACTcaagctttctcaggctctcaatgaaagcaccaaaatgtttactgagttttgcggaaactagaattataaaatattagagagcttaaaagaaaggatttaagaaaagtaaacaaggtttttacgtggttggggcgttaatgagccttagtccacgagacagtagtATTAGAACTTAGAGAGCttttaacaatggagttttctgcaagtttgagcagagtaactgCATACAATCATAATCTCCGATCCTCTCCTCAGTGCAccactattcgtatttataggcacgcgagtgcactgggcttgggccgggctagtCCGGGCCTAATAAGGATGTAAGTACCATTGGCTTCTCTAATaagagcccaatacaaaggattgaaatatgaaacatacattaatcaaagcccattgggccagcccaaacaagATCTTATTATAAGACATGCGACAAACTGGTGTTTCAGTCTGGGTGttatgggctacgaggaagatttgggggacgagatcggtcagagtagtggcggcgcagttctgaaccaacagcgtacaatcccgaggtagcctcCTCTGTAGGTTATTCATGGGGACAACACCCCACGCTTCTTGGGACGATGTCAGTATCGGGGATACTTTATCACGCCAAACTCGGCCAACCAATCCAGGTCCATTCACCAAAGTCCCCCTCCATTTACCAAGACCCGGGTTTATCGACGGAGATCCTGTCCCAATCTCGAATTTGGGGGCCGCGACCTCCTTTACCGTACCTCAGGGGACATCCCGGTACGCGGTCTCGGGTTTATACAACCTGCCCCGACGATGGTCCCAGCATACTCTCTCGGATGCCCTTTGGGCCTTGCCAAGACTTGGGCTGCCAATATACGTTATCCCTTCGCCGAATGGGCCTGATCTGGGCTTTGGCTCCTAGGAAATCGGCCCATGGACTTAGAGTGTGGATTCGTACACTTTGGAAGAAACGGGGATACAATTATGAAGTTTGTAATCTTCAATTTTCTCTAGGGTTATTCTTAGTTCACTCTTGCAATATTGTGTTGTTTGGTTGTATTTTCTCATTCTTTGATGTAATTTTTTCAACATTTCATGTGTAAAAAAGGGAAAAATCTTGGGTACAACAAACTTTTTATGCTAAACTTACAACACATTTCTATTTTCGGTACAAtagttataattttattttttatataataatatacattatatattgtagttatttagaatattctgcaacatttcaaataatttacagtaccaaaaaccgGGTTCAAACAAGTTGTTTTATActcgtataaaaaaaaattagtacacATGCAACAAATAGTTTGAACCTTATTTTAAGTCTGTTAAATTTTCTGAAATTTTAGAGAATATTTTAAATACTACAATGTACatcattataattttttttttgaaattataattatttacgTGTCGAAAATGACTACTAGGTGTAGGCCCgtcacaaaaaatgtgttgtaaAAAGAATTACCTATAAAGAAgaactaaaaaattaaaaaaaattttaaagggtaaaaaaatatttaatggttAAATTTGGTAGTGCAATCCAAACATAATAACAGcccaaacacaaaaaaaaaaagtggaaatTAGATCCTGTACCTATTTTAAATGATCCACTTTAATTTTTACCtattatttttaacttttattttagtACCCAAATTTTTAATTGATGTACCCATTTTACCCCTTCAATTACATGcttttttttctccttaaacacactacaattagaatgtatttccaatttaactataatatgacacatataatacatattACAACAATACTTAGAATCATGTgctcaaataagggtaatttgggaaatctcatgataataatgtgtaaagttcaactaaatatatttaatgtctaattttagttaactacccCTAAAAATGGGAAGTTTttaacttttcaaaaaaaaaaaaaaaaaaaaaagagtacaaACTTTGGGATCTTTTTTCTGCAGTAACTCCCATAATATCGGCAGTGTGATTGGATGCGATCGAGTTCACAGCAAGAAATCTGTGCCCATCTCCTTTCTATTCCTGAACGAGTGAACTCTGCTTCAGCAAAAATCGAAACCGATAAActcttctttttttccttttcccaAAGCTCAGTCTCAGTAGTCTCACTCTTATTTTCACATCATGCTTCTTCTGCCGCCACCACTCTCGGCAAGATTCCCTTCTATTCAATTCCACCACCATTACATATTCCAACTCCAACCTCTACTCCTCTCAACGACCACTACAACCACAACCACCGCCGCAGCACTCGCAACCACCACCGCCTCTTCCGGTGAACCCTACTACTCTTCTTCAAAACGACGCTCGGACGACCAAAACGACGCCGTTCCGTTTCGTAACGGCCGGTATGATTTCTCTCCCCTATTGAACTTCCTTAATGATACCCCAGCTGATTCTGATTCGGGTTCGGATTTGGAGTCTCCGACATCGCTTGACCCGGTGGAGTTCCAGCTGGCCGAGTCTTACCGGGCAGTGCCTGCCACTGTCTGGCATAGTCTTCTCAAATCACTTTGCTCAAATTCCTCGTCTATTGGTCTAGCATACGCCGTCGTTTCATGGCTTCAAAAGCACAACCTCTGCTACTCCTACGAGCTTCTCTACTCGATACTCATCCACGCGTTGGGTCGGTCCGAGAAACTCTACGAGGCTTTCTTGCTTTCGCAGAGGCAAAACCTGACGCCATTAACGTACAACGCTCTAATTGGAGCTTGTGCTCGGAACGATGACCTAGAAAAGGCACTGAATTTAATAGCTAAGATGCGCCAAGACGGGTTTCCTTCGGATTTCGTTAATTACAGCTTGGTAATCCAATCCCTAACTCGCAAAAACAAGATTGATTCCCCTATTTTGCAAAAGCTTTATAGGGAGATTGAGTGTGATAAGATTGAGCTTGATGGGCATCTATTGAATGACATAATTGTGGGTTTTGCTAAAGCTGGTGATCCTAACCAGGCTATGCATTTTCTATCAGTAGTTCAGGCCACAGGGTTGGTAGCCAAAACAGCTACATTGACTGCTGTTATATCAGCTTTGGGGAACTCAGGTAGGATAGTGGAAGCTGAAGCTTTGTTTGAGGAGATTAAAGAAGGTGGATTGCAGCCAAGGACTCGAGCTTATAATGCACTCCTTAAAGGGTATGTAAAAGCAGGTTCTTTGAAAGACGCTGAGACCATTGTTTCAGAGATGGAAAAGAATGGAGTTTCACCAGATGAACGCACTTACAGCCTTCTTATCGATGCATACGCCAATGCGGGTAGATGGGAAAGCGCCAGAATTGTGTTAAAAGAGATGGAAGCGAGCAATGTGCAGCCTAATTCTTATGTCTTCAGTAGGATCTTAGCTAGTTATCGCGATCGAGGGGAGTGGCAAAAGACCTTCCAAGTTTTAAGGGAGATGGAGAGTAGTGGTGTGAAACCAGATAGGCATTTTTACAATGTGATGATTGATACTTTTGGCAAGTTTAATTGCCTTGATCACGCAATGGCTACGTTTGAAAGGATGCTTGCAGAGGGAATCAAGCCTGATACCGTTACTTGGAATACACTCATAGACTCTCACTGCAAGGCGGGGCACCATGACAGAGCAGAGAAGCTGTTCGAGGAAATGCAAGAGAGTGGCTGCTTGCCTTGCGCCACAACATATAACATTCTGATCAACTCTTATGGAGAGCAAGAGAGATGGAGTGATGTCAATGGCTTGTTGGGGAGGATGCAAAGTCAGGGTGTTCTTCCAAATGTAGTTACTTACACAACACTTGTCGATATATATGGAAGGTCGGGGAGATTCAATGATGCTGTTGACTGCTTAGAAGTAATGAAGTCTTCAGGCTTGAAACCATCCTCAACTATGTATAATGCCTTGATCAACGCTTATGCACAGAGAGTATGCTCCTAGCCtttagatatgtatatatatatgtgtgtgtgtgtgtgtgttggaTGTGATATGGTGAATTTTTAACCTTTATTGTAAATTTTTGGCAGGGTTTGTCTGAGCAAGCACTGAATGCCTTCAGGGGCATGAGAGGGGACGGCCTAAAACCCAGTATTTTAGCTCTCAATTCACTGATCAATGGATTTGGTGAGGATAGAAGGGATGCTGAAGCCTTTGCCGTACTTCAATACATGAAGGATAATGTAACTCATTGCTTAATAtcgttcaatttttttttccatgCTCATTTTCATTGTTCTTATTAGTTCAGATGGTTACGCATATAGTTTGTTTCCATAATTTGTGAGGTTCGAGTCCAGGAATCCTGGACAGTTACATAGCAATTACTGTAATTTTCTGGTTCCCAAATATTGAAGGGTTAAGCGGGGATCTCGTttcaaaagcaaaaaaaaaattcattttcattgttcaaattTGTTTGACTGCCTTGATAAAACTTCACTTGGTTCTTTATAACTGCAGGGCTTGAAACCAGATGTTGTGACTTATACTACCCTAATGAAAACTTTGATTCGTGTTGAAAAATTTGATAAGGTAAAGATGAGTTCTTCTATTTTCCTTTGTAACAGTGTAGCTAGCCATTGTGTTTATTTGATCATTTTAGCATGTTGTATTGTAAAAACAATTTTCATGGTCTTGAATTTCAGGTTCCAGCTGTGTTTGAAGAAATGATTTCATCAGGGTGCAACCCTGATAGGAAAGCCAGAGAAATGTTACGATCTGCTCTTAAATACATGAAACAGTCGCTGAAATAACAATTGAGCAGAATCAGCAGAATTGAGCTATACAACTATGTGGGATaacatatgttatctgttttagTCAACTATAACAAGGACATCAACCGAAACCATTACATACACCGTGCGTGGTAAGCTAGCTTATATGCATAACCATATAAAATTTCATGTTCTCGGCAAGATTTCATGGGATAACAACGTGAGATTTCATGTTCTTTCTTAACCCCCCCCTCCTTTTTTTTTGAGATTACAAAGGAAACTCTTTTCTTGTTTGATGCTTGTTCAGGATATGATAACCTGGTCAGCTTGTTAACTTGGAAAGGAACTGAAGATGAAGATGGAAAATTATAGATGAGTTAGAAAAACTTTAGCTCTACCCTGCACAAATTCTGGCTTGTTTATGTAGATTTGcaagtaaaattatttttcttatgtATAATAATGATgcactatttattatttataacttCTCTTTTTTTTGTATTGAAAACAACATTCATTCTTGTACTATAAAGCAAAACATAATTACAATTTCCTATTGTCAATGTCTATTTCATAGTTATTTTAAAACTTTTTTTTAGcgtcaaaaatcaagtttttatgGGAGCAACACGAAAGCATCGCTATTGCTAGACTATTGTTTTATTTCTtcaatatattgaaaaaatgagagTATCGCAGAAGCATCGTCGGAGcatcattttttatattaaaaaaaatcgtCCAAGCATTGTTTTATTCAAAATTTTGTAGATCTTCAAAAGCATCATCGTTGCATCGTTTTTTACATTAAAAAATTGTCCGAGCATCGCTAAAGCATCATTTTATTCAAAATTATGTAGATTTTCAAAATTATAGATCTAAAAAAGAATGTAAGCAAAATTAATAAATGATACATCTTCAAAATCTTATAACGTTTTAAGTGAATATTTTTGGGAATCTAagttttagatttgattttgaatctttaaattaaaaaaaaaaaatgattgtgCTTTGATATGGTGCTTCAATAGTGGTGAAAAATGGCGATGTTAATGACGAGGACGATGTTAATGGGACAACATTGAGATGGTGCTCTGCCACCGTGGAGAGGTGGTGCCATCTTAGAGAGAGAGAGCATGAGAGAGGAGGCTGTTAATGGGATTGTTCAATGTTTGGAGAAAATCATACTTTTTCAATAATTAAAGGTTGTCATATTCTTTTGATAAGGCATACTAGAAAGCATAGAAGCTCAAATTTGTCTATTGGAATAGAGGATTGGAACAATTAGTTGTGACAAGCTGAAATGTTAGATCCAaggttaaaaaataaataattacacaAACGGCCCAATAATTGTTCCTGTGGTGGTGTGTAGtgtacaacaacaacaacaaaaaaagacAACCAATCACATTCTTTCAAAAATCGAATGTTAGACCACCACTATATAAATGATGTCAGATAGGAATAGCAGAAACAATTGGTCTACTACACTTGCCTTTAGATATTCTAGAACAGAACATGAACATTAAAAGCACAGAAGATAACAAAAATAGCCTAAAATATGTTCTTATCTCTTGCATCCCAAGCTCAAAGACCTCCTTCTTCTTCCCATATCTACTACTCCTCTCCATTAAATACCCGTCAAGATACTCATCTATAGATACCCACTTTTCCAATTTGGATGCAGAAGCCTTGTAAGGGACTTCACCAAGCTGGTGTGGCCCTAATTTGAAGATTGTGAAAAATGCTGCAGACCAGTCATTGAGAACTCTCTGAAACTCAAAAACAATCCCCATTGTTAAACCTCTTCTCAACTCCTAATAAAGAACAAAAAGTCTAGAGATTTAATGTAGAGCATACATTGAATGTACCGAAATCGGTGGGATTAAACATTTTAAAGCAATCTTTAGTTGAAGCAGCTTCATCGCCGTATATCTGTCAGTTGACGAAAAGAATGAAGATGGTCAGCTCAATGAGAAATGTgccaaatttaaataaatttaaaaagatAAACAACTTGACAAACCTCAAAGGTAAAAGCCATGGGCACCTTTACAATGTCATACATAAAATCAGTTGCTGTTCCATGAGCCAGGTACCTATAATATGGGACATAAGATAACCCCCATTATGTTCTAACTTAAAAATGAACCAAGGACACAAAAATAATGAATGCATTGTGATTATTATTGTTATCAATGCAGCATTGCCAACATGTGGCCAACCACATAATGAATTACGTTTATTAATGAATATTCAATAGTCTTTTAAGTCAGTACTCTAATATTGGTGAAATGCTACTCCAACCATCAAGATTGTTACTAATGGCAAGTATTATTACCCAACGGAGCCTCCACCAGACCCAATCATGCAACGTTGGTGGCAATGAAGAAGGTTCACTTTCTCAAGTAACAACTTCATTCGCTCTGACAAGACTCCATCAGGCGTTCTGTTTTTATGGTCATAAGGCATAAACAATGCCTGGAAGAAGGAAAAAAGAAGCAATTGGAGATGTGATAATGCAATATTTACACAAATGGAAAACAAAACAGATGGTAGTACAGACATAAATCATAATCAGTTACCTCCATTCCGGAATGCACATTAATCCATATATGTGGATCAAATGACAAGGCAAGTTTCCGCATTATTTGAGTTTCAGGCTCGCTAAATGGTGCAATTCCAGGATTTTCCTCGTATGGATCAAAATCCTATGatggtaaaacattaaagatgaAATCAAACGGTTTTGAGCATACGATCTAATGCTTATTCTAGGTCTTGAAATAGCAAAGCAAACAAAAAGGATTTAGAAATACAACAAGCTTAGCAGACCTCTTCTTTTTTGCCCCAGTCTACGCTCCAATTTCGGTTGAGATCAACACCTCTTCCTGCCACAAAGAAGAAAACCTCAAAATTCTATTCATCCACAGAATAATATTTCTCACTGTGACTACAACAAACTAGCTCACCGTTTCTTCTCTCACAAAGATCTCCCGATTCAACTAGTTCACGACCGTTCATGTTTTCCATCGGCACTACCTGATATATCATTAGAGATCAGAGTTCAAACAGTAACAAAgttacttaaacaaatacaaaactAAAATAGCTACAATTTATAACAAAAGGCTACTTTATTGATTTATGTTTCCTCTGCTTATCATTGTAAAGAATGGATGATCAAATATCAGCCGATTTTTTGGCATACAATTTACATCACCAGGGAgaactaaaacaaaaaaattgcagCTACCTAGATTCTAAGTATGGGAAAAGACTTTTCTAAGTTATAAAAGTAGAAGAGAAGTTACCTTAATAATGAGCTTATCAAGAGTACTATTTAAAAAGTCTGAATCCATGTTAGGTAGAAAGTGTTCCCCACTCAAGACTGAGAGAATCCTCAATGCAAGTTCAGATGTAATAAGCTCCCTTCCATGCTGTCCAAAACTCTGGAAGACAAGGAATCATCTGTCAAAAACAACAGCCAATACAAATCTGAGATTATCTACACAGTACCCACAACTAACCCCAGATGTAAATTCTTATCAATTTCTCTAGAGTccgttaagtatatatatatatatatatatatatacatacacacacgTACATATATGGATAATGAACTGTTGGAATACTTACAAGAAGGATTCGATACATTAATCTTTCATCACTCTCCTCCCTTCTCCGGCCGTATGTCACAACTGCAACCTCAGCCTGGTACCCTTTGTTTCTAGATGTAACTGTTTTTAACTGTTTTAGCATATGAACAATTAGAATTGCTATGTAGGTGGCCACGATGAACTCGAATCTCAGACTTTTTGGACTACTCTCTTGGTAAAAACAATTAGAACCTGATTCAAATATATAGCTACTAATTCAAATACAATTTATAGATTAGACAACATACACTGAGTTTGTCTGGATGACGATGCACTAAACCCTTTATCTCTTTCATCAAATCATCTCTGCAAAAAAATCCCATATTAGAACCTCAGTTCCTCCCTGAGAACTAGACCCAAAGTAAATTTGTGTTAAGCTTAATGACTACACAATAATCAGAACAGAACAGTAAAATCAATTTGATAGCATTGATAGAGAACTCCAAGATTCGAAGTAGTGCTAAGCGAAATCAACATTACATTAAGCTTCCGAATCAAAACAATTCACTCAAAATTGGTCGCTCTCCGCAAAAATTATAAAGTTAAAACAAAGCTTTGATTATAAGATTTACCTGGAATGGTAGAGATCGTGGTTGATGTGGGTGAGATCGGGTTTAGCATCGACAACCCAAAAAGCTTGTAAGGAAACCAAAAAACACAGACCCAAAGACAACCCAGAAGCGTATAGGAGAAAACGGAGACGACCCATATCAGAGACTCGAAGAAGAACTAGAAAGAAGGTTAtggtttgaaattttggttgcttaTGCTATTGTTTCTATACTTGTCCTATCTCCATGTTCATTACAGTATCCCCACGGCGTGTCGATCCATTTAGTTGTGGAAGTTAGTATGCTTTCCATCATTCTTTCCAAGTT from the Humulus lupulus chromosome X, drHumLupu1.1, whole genome shotgun sequence genome contains:
- the LOC133804378 gene encoding uncharacterized protein LOC133804378 produces the protein MGRLRFLLYASGLSLGLCFLVSLQAFWVVDAKPDLTHINHDLYHSRDDLMKEIKGLVHRHPDKLSLKTVTSRNKGYQAEVAVVTYGRRREESDERLMYRILLSFGQHGRELITSELALRILSVLSGEHFLPNMDSDFLNSTLDKLIIKVVPMENMNGRELVESGDLCERRNGRGVDLNRNWSVDWGKKEEDFDPYEENPGIAPFSEPETQIMRKLALSFDPHIWINVHSGMEALFMPYDHKNRTPDGVLSERMKLLLEKVNLLHCHQRCMIGSGGGSVGYLAHGTATDFMYDIVKVPMAFTFEIYGDEAASTKDCFKMFNPTDFGTFNRVLNDWSAAFFTIFKLGPHQLGEVPYKASASKLEKWVSIDEYLDGYLMERSSRYGKKKEVFELGMQEIRTYFRLFLLSSVLLMFMFCSRISKGKCSRPIVSAIPI
- the LOC133803896 gene encoding pentatricopeptide repeat-containing protein At5g42310, chloroplastic-like produces the protein MLLLPPPLSARFPSIQFHHHYIFQLQPLLLSTTTTTTTTAAALATTTASSGEPYYSSSKRRSDDQNDAVPFRNGRYDFSPLLNFLNDTPADSDSGSDLESPTSLDPVEFQLAESYRAVPATVWHSLLKSLCSNSSSIGLAYAVVSWLQKHNLCYSYELLYSILIHALGRSEKLYEAFLLSQRQNLTPLTYNALIGACARNDDLEKALNLIAKMRQDGFPSDFVNYSLVIQSLTRKNKIDSPILQKLYREIECDKIELDGHLLNDIIVGFAKAGDPNQAMHFLSVVQATGLVAKTATLTAVISALGNSGRIVEAEALFEEIKEGGLQPRTRAYNALLKGYVKAGSLKDAETIVSEMEKNGVSPDERTYSLLIDAYANAGRWESARIVLKEMEASNVQPNSYVFSRILASYRDRGEWQKTFQVLREMESSGVKPDRHFYNVMIDTFGKFNCLDHAMATFERMLAEGIKPDTVTWNTLIDSHCKAGHHDRAEKLFEEMQESGCLPCATTYNILINSYGEQERWSDVNGLLGRMQSQGVLPNVVTYTTLVDIYGRSGRFNDAVDCLEVMKSSGLKPSSTMYNALINAYAQRGLSEQALNAFRGMRGDGLKPSILALNSLINGFGEDRRDAEAFAVLQYMKDNGLKPDVVTYTTLMKTLIRVEKFDKVPAVFEEMISSGCNPDRKAREMLRSALKYMKQSLK